One Roseomonas sp. OT10 DNA window includes the following coding sequences:
- the trbF gene encoding conjugal transfer protein TrbF yields MFKRPSTHYGKAPEPETPYQRAAQVWDDRIGASRIQAKNWRLMAFGSLILTAGFATALVVQSARGTVVPWVVQVDRLGQSQAVAPAEADFRPTDPQIAFHLARFIEQVRSIPADAIIVRQNWLRAYDFTTDRGAMALNDYARSNDPFTRVGRQQVAVDVSSVIRASPDSFRVAWVERRYENGQLAETTRWTAILTIVVQVPRNADRLRANPLGIYVNAINWSRELGQ; encoded by the coding sequence ATGTTCAAACGACCATCCACTCACTACGGCAAGGCACCCGAGCCGGAGACGCCGTATCAACGTGCTGCCCAAGTCTGGGACGATCGGATCGGGGCCTCCAGGATCCAGGCGAAAAACTGGCGGCTGATGGCTTTCGGCTCGCTGATCCTTACGGCGGGGTTCGCCACCGCCCTCGTCGTGCAATCAGCTCGCGGGACCGTCGTGCCGTGGGTCGTGCAGGTCGATCGACTGGGTCAGTCCCAGGCGGTCGCACCCGCCGAGGCCGACTTCCGGCCCACCGATCCACAAATCGCCTTTCATCTCGCGCGCTTCATCGAACAGGTTCGCAGCATCCCGGCGGACGCGATCATCGTGCGCCAGAACTGGCTACGGGCGTACGACTTCACCACTGATCGCGGCGCCATGGCGCTCAACGACTATGCTCGCTCGAACGACCCGTTCACGCGGGTCGGCCGACAGCAGGTTGCTGTCGATGTCTCAAGCGTCATCCGCGCCTCGCCCGACAGCTTCCGCGTCGCCTGGGTCGAGCGCCGCTATGAGAACGGCCAGCTCGCCGAGACCACGCGCTGGACCGCGATCCTGACGATCGTCGTGCAGGTCCCCCGCAACGCCGATCGGCTGAGGGCAAACCCGCTCGGCATCTATGTCAACGCCATCAATTGGTCACGGGAGCTTGGGCAATGA
- the trbG gene encoding P-type conjugative transfer protein TrbG, whose amino-acid sequence MVLLATTALAGCATTNPPPEISYDNAAPAVQTVDPPAPVTVVELPRPLPLPGQLQRVPETRRAPEPANPTARVNQANEAARVQPVRDGFINSMQVYPWTQGALYQVYTAVGQITDIALQPGEQLVGAGPVAAGDTVRWIIGDTESGSGATRQIHILVKPTRADLMTNLVINTNMRTYHMELRSTERTYMASVSWQYPQDQLIALRRQNADAQAAQPVASGVDLANVNFRYAIEGDRAPWRPLRAFDDGRQVFIEFPRGIGQGEMPPLFVVGPEGNTSELVNYRVRGHHMIVDRLFAAAELRFGSGREQKRVRIVRTDGRPTS is encoded by the coding sequence ATGGTCCTGCTGGCGACAACTGCGCTCGCGGGCTGCGCCACCACGAACCCACCGCCCGAGATCTCCTACGACAACGCGGCTCCCGCCGTGCAGACCGTCGATCCGCCAGCGCCTGTCACCGTGGTCGAACTGCCGCGGCCGCTGCCGCTACCCGGCCAGTTGCAGCGTGTGCCGGAGACGCGACGCGCGCCCGAGCCCGCCAACCCAACGGCGCGCGTCAACCAGGCTAATGAGGCGGCCCGCGTCCAGCCGGTGCGCGACGGCTTCATCAACTCCATGCAGGTCTATCCCTGGACGCAAGGCGCGCTCTATCAGGTATATACCGCTGTCGGTCAGATCACCGACATTGCGCTTCAGCCCGGCGAACAGCTCGTCGGCGCAGGCCCTGTTGCGGCCGGGGACACGGTGCGCTGGATCATCGGCGACACCGAGAGCGGATCGGGCGCGACGCGCCAGATCCACATCCTCGTGAAGCCCACACGGGCCGACCTGATGACGAACCTGGTCATCAACACCAACATGCGCACCTATCACATGGAGTTGCGGTCGACAGAGCGAACCTACATGGCTTCAGTGTCCTGGCAGTATCCGCAGGATCAACTCATCGCGCTGCGCCGGCAGAATGCCGACGCGCAGGCCGCTCAACCGGTTGCGAGCGGTGTCGATCTCGCGAACGTCAATTTCCGCTATGCCATCGAGGGTGACCGCGCTCCTTGGCGCCCACTGCGCGCCTTCGACGACGGTCGCCAGGTCTTCATCGAGTTTCCGCGAGGCATTGGTCAGGGCGAGATGCCGCCGCTGTTCGTCGTCGGGCCCGAGGGCAACACCTCAGAACTGGTGAACTACCGCGTTCGCGGCCACCACATGATCGTCGATCGACTCTTCGCGGCGGCGGAACTGCGGTTCGGTTCCGGTCGCGAGCAGAAGCGCGTCAGGATCGTCCGAACAGACGGGAGGCCCACCTCGTGA
- the trbK-alt gene encoding putative entry exclusion protein TrbK-alt, with product MDGKLVARMGAVIFVAVAVTATAIEMSRKEEVPEAWSSGRTPQETADPLRDALIRCQALGEEGPRDPACRRAWAENRHRFLAPGSRPVERLPDVASPIGDVFSPQPRGTDAQDHAPTAPSTPQINEAR from the coding sequence GTGGACGGCAAATTGGTCGCTCGGATGGGCGCGGTGATTTTCGTCGCGGTTGCGGTCACCGCGACCGCGATCGAGATGTCCCGGAAAGAGGAAGTGCCTGAGGCTTGGTCGTCCGGACGAACGCCTCAAGAAACTGCGGATCCCCTGCGCGACGCGCTCATCCGCTGCCAGGCACTCGGCGAAGAAGGTCCGCGAGACCCCGCCTGCCGCCGGGCGTGGGCCGAGAACCGACACCGCTTTCTCGCGCCCGGTTCTCGTCCCGTCGAGCGCTTGCCGGACGTAGCATCACCCATCGGTGACGTCTTCAGCCCTCAACCACGAGGGACAGACGCGCAAGATCACGCGCCGACCGCGCCGAGCACGCCACAGATCAACGAAGCGCGATAG
- a CDS encoding DUF2274 domain-containing protein gives MMSKLKLGPIADQKPIKVQVELPAALHQDLSDYADLLGREQGLPAVEPARLIVPMLQRFIATDRGFSKARRTKTQNASD, from the coding sequence ATGATGTCGAAGCTCAAGCTGGGGCCGATCGCCGACCAGAAGCCGATCAAGGTTCAGGTAGAGCTGCCGGCGGCTCTCCACCAAGACCTTTCTGATTACGCGGATTTGTTGGGACGCGAACAAGGCCTGCCTGCTGTCGAGCCCGCGCGGTTGATCGTACCGATGCTGCAGCGGTTCATCGCAACCGATCGAGGTTTCTCGAAGGCTAGGCGTACGAAGACCCAGAACGCCTCCGATTAG
- a CDS encoding TrbI/VirB10 family protein, whose translation MSANSPPNEEVPDDDAQPLTGEPVGPAPMRLRAEPPRVTRLSRKVLAGLGLVASVGLGGALLYALQTRDAGRPNDELYSTENRSTADGLAGLPRDYSGVPQLGPPLPGDLGRPILSTQDRRQPVPAPGIATPNPGISAEEQRRLQEIETARTSRLFSGSESRGAPAAAGAAPALPSAPDLASLGLAPPPATPSAQERQNAFLNAATDRRTVSPDRVVAPASPNVLQAGAVIAAALITGIRSDLPGQITAQVTENIYDSPTGRILLVPQGTRVIGQYDNNVQFGQSRVLLVWNRLIFPNGRSIVLERQPGADVEGYAGLQDGVDYHWWDLAKAAGLSTLLGVGAELAADNDDRLIQAIRNGGQDTINDAGQQIVRRQLNVAPTLTIRPGFPVRVVVTRDLVLEPYGG comes from the coding sequence GTGAGCGCGAACTCGCCCCCAAATGAGGAAGTGCCAGACGATGATGCACAGCCCCTGACCGGTGAGCCGGTCGGGCCAGCGCCGATGCGTCTGCGCGCCGAACCGCCCCGCGTCACTCGACTATCGCGCAAGGTCCTCGCCGGCCTTGGTCTTGTCGCCAGCGTCGGCCTCGGCGGTGCACTGCTCTACGCGCTGCAGACGCGCGACGCCGGTCGGCCCAACGACGAACTCTATTCGACCGAAAATCGCTCGACGGCTGACGGCTTGGCCGGCCTGCCGCGAGATTACAGTGGCGTGCCGCAGCTCGGTCCGCCCCTTCCCGGTGACCTCGGCCGGCCGATCCTCAGCACCCAGGATCGCAGACAGCCCGTGCCCGCACCCGGTATCGCCACGCCCAACCCCGGTATCAGCGCGGAAGAGCAACGCCGCCTTCAGGAAATCGAGACCGCACGCACCAGCCGTCTGTTTTCCGGATCGGAAAGCCGGGGCGCTCCCGCTGCAGCGGGAGCTGCCCCAGCACTCCCGTCCGCCCCGGATTTGGCGAGCCTCGGCCTCGCACCTCCGCCGGCCACCCCCTCCGCACAGGAGCGTCAGAACGCTTTCCTGAACGCAGCGACCGATCGACGGACGGTGTCGCCCGATCGCGTCGTTGCTCCAGCGTCGCCAAATGTCCTTCAGGCCGGCGCAGTTATCGCAGCAGCTCTCATAACCGGCATCCGATCCGACCTTCCGGGCCAGATCACCGCTCAGGTGACCGAAAACATCTACGACAGCCCGACAGGGCGCATTCTGCTCGTGCCACAAGGCACGCGGGTTATCGGCCAGTACGATAACAATGTGCAATTCGGTCAAAGCCGCGTCCTGCTAGTCTGGAATCGACTGATTTTCCCAAATGGCCGTTCAATAGTGCTCGAGCGCCAGCCCGGCGCAGACGTCGAAGGCTATGCCGGCCTGCAGGATGGCGTCGATTACCACTGGTGGGATCTTGCCAAGGCCGCCGGCCTCTCGACTCTTCTCGGAGTCGGCGCCGAGCTCGCCGCCGACAATGACGACCGTCTCATCCAGGCGATCCGGAATGGCGGTCAAGACACGATCAACGATGCCGGTCAGCAGATCGTCAGACGGCAACTCAACGTGGCTCCAACATTGACGATCCGACCGGGATTTCCTGTGCGTGTTGTCGTGACCCGTGATCTCGTACTCGAACCTTATGGGGGCTGA
- the trbL gene encoding P-type conjugative transfer protein TrbL: MGNTGVIDHFLEVFTRYIDSGFGLLSGEVAFIATTLIVIDVTLAALFWSWGADDDIMARLVKKTLFVGVFAYIIGNWNNLARIVFESFAGLGLKASGTGFSTADLMRPGRVAQTGLDAGRPLLDSISSLMGYWSFFENFIQIACMFLAWALVLLAFFILAIQLFVTLIEFKLTTLAGFVLIPFGLFGKSAFMAERVLGNVISSGIKVLVLAVIIGIGSTLFSEFTSGFGGQNPSIDEAMAIVLAALSLLGLGIFGPGIATGLVSGGPQLSAGAAIGTGLAAGGVVALGAGAVGAAASGGAALAGGAAAAARGGAAIAGGASTAYSLGAAGQSGAAGVASGLGGVARAGGSAAVSPLRRAASRAADTMRSSFNAGGKAAFEATGGTSTMGSIGGDAASDGAAPASAGGPPAWAQRMRRSQQMTHAAQATAHAVRSGDAHGGGSSVNLTQGDR; the protein is encoded by the coding sequence ATGGGCAACACCGGGGTCATCGACCACTTCCTCGAGGTCTTCACTCGCTACATCGACAGCGGGTTCGGCCTGCTTAGCGGAGAGGTCGCCTTCATCGCCACGACCCTGATCGTCATCGACGTGACGCTCGCTGCACTGTTCTGGAGCTGGGGCGCCGACGACGACATCATGGCGCGGCTGGTGAAGAAAACGCTCTTCGTCGGCGTCTTCGCCTACATCATCGGCAACTGGAACAACCTCGCACGTATCGTCTTCGAGAGCTTCGCCGGTCTCGGGCTGAAGGCGAGTGGCACCGGATTTTCAACTGCGGACCTCATGCGCCCGGGAAGAGTCGCGCAGACCGGCCTAGACGCCGGTCGACCATTGCTCGACTCCATCTCCAGCCTGATGGGCTACTGGTCGTTCTTCGAGAACTTCATCCAGATTGCCTGCATGTTTCTTGCCTGGGCGCTGGTCCTGCTCGCCTTCTTCATTCTCGCCATCCAGCTGTTCGTCACCCTCATTGAATTCAAGCTGACGACGCTCGCCGGCTTCGTCCTGATCCCGTTCGGCCTGTTCGGCAAATCCGCGTTTATGGCCGAGCGCGTGCTCGGCAACGTCATCTCCTCCGGCATCAAGGTTCTGGTCCTCGCGGTCATCATCGGCATCGGGTCAACGCTCTTCTCAGAGTTCACTTCCGGTTTTGGCGGGCAGAATCCGTCGATCGACGAAGCCATGGCGATCGTGCTGGCCGCGTTGTCACTTCTCGGCCTCGGCATTTTTGGTCCCGGAATCGCCACCGGGCTCGTTTCTGGCGGCCCGCAGCTCAGTGCAGGCGCGGCGATAGGAACCGGCCTCGCAGCGGGCGGCGTGGTCGCTCTTGGCGCCGGCGCCGTCGGTGCAGCAGCCTCCGGCGGCGCGGCCTTGGCAGGCGGTGCGGCAGCCGCAGCTCGTGGTGGCGCCGCCATCGCGGGTGGAGCGTCCACAGCCTACAGCCTTGGCGCAGCCGGACAGTCCGGCGCGGCCGGGGTGGCCTCCGGCCTCGGAGGCGTTGCGCGTGCAGGCGGCAGCGCGGCTGTCTCACCTCTGCGCCGTGCCGCATCGCGCGCTGCCGACACAATGAGGTCAAGCTTCAACGCAGGCGGCAAAGCGGCGTTCGAAGCGACAGGCGGAACGTCCACCATGGGCTCGATAGGGGGTGATGCCGCCAGCGATGGCGCGGCGCCTGCGAGCGCTGGCGGGCCGCCGGCTTGGGCGCAGAGAATGCGCCGGTCCCAGCAAATGACTCACGCCGCCCAGGCCACGGCTCATGCCGTCCGCTCTGGCGACGCCCATGGCGGCGGTTCCTCGGTAAATCTGACTCAAGGCGACCGCTAA